Below is a window of Lacibacter sp. H407 DNA.
ATTGAACAACAACGCCCTGATAAAACTCAGTAACTGACGTTGGCCCTGGCTCATGGTGGCACCCCGCTCCATTACATTAAAATCATAATTATCGGGCAACCGCATAATAAAATCGTGCAGACCAATCAGCTTAGCCGCTTCGATCACCTGCTCTTTTCCGATCGCTTCGTTTCGTAGCGTTACATTTTCAGTAATAGTTCCGGCAAACAGAAATACATCCTGCAACACCACGCCAATTTTACTACGGAGTGCATCTAATTCGTATTCCTCGATCTTCACGCCGTCGAGTTTGATGCTTCCCTTTTGAATATGATACAAGCGGTTGAGCAAACTGATGATCGATGTTTTACCACTTCCTGTATGACCAACTATCGCCACTGTATCACCTGCATTCACCGTAAACGAAAGATCTTTCAATACCCAGTTCTCATCGTTGTAAGCAAACCATACTTTTTCAAATTCAATTTTACCAGCCACTTGTGTCATTGGTTTGTATGCATCGGGGGCAGATTCTTTTATTTCATCTGTATTATCCAATACTTTAAATACACGTTCACTCGCCACCATGCCCATTTGTAATACGTTGAATTTATCAGCAATAAAACGAAGCGGACGGAACAACATGTTCAGCAATATGATAAAGGCCATGATCTCACCCGCCATTTTTGCCGCTTCGCCATTGGTTGCTGAAACAGCTTGTCCCGCACCAAACCAAACCAATAGGCCCAGTGAAATAGCCAGAATAATTTCCACTACCGGAAAGAAAACAGAGTACGCAAAAATTGCCTGGATGTTTGCATTGCGATGATCTTTATTAATGCGGTTAAACTTACCGAACTCTTTTTGCTCAACAGCAAATGCCTGTACCACCTGCATGCCTTGAATGTGTTCCTGCACAAATGCATTTAATGCCGCAACTGCATTGCGTACACGATGAAAACTTTTGTTGACACTTTCTTTGAAATAATACGTTGCAAGAATGAGAAAAGGAAATGGAATGAGACAGATCAATGTTAATTGCCAGTTGATATAAAACATTGTAAACAACACAGCAATGATGGTGAGAAAATCGGCGAGAATCGGAATAAATCCTTCTGCAAATACATCGCTGATGGTTTCAATATCGTTCACCGTTCTTGTGGTTAATGTACCGATCGGTGTTTGATCGAACTGCCGGAGATTCAACCCAAGAATTTTTTTAAATACGTTTACCCGCAGATCTTTCACCACCGTTTGTCCAAGCCATGCAGTAAAATAGGAAAAGAAAAAACGGAGTACAGTCTCAACAATAATCAGTGCAATTTGAAAGATGGTAATACGAATTACCATCTCCGCCATATTATGCTGAATATAATCGTTTACCGTTGTATTGATCAACCATGGCCTTACAGGTGCCATTACCGCCAGTACAATAGCCAAAATAATGGAGCTGTTAAACCTGCGCTTGTACGGCGATGCATAACCGATGATACGGCTGAGTAATTTAAAATCGAACACCTGCTTTTTTCCTGCTTTCTGCTCCAAGCGTTTTTACATTTAGCGGCAAAGGTAAACTCTTTCGGTTTGTGGCCGAACCTCATCGTATTAACCGGATGCTAAAAAGGATGAGTGGCGATGTTCAGGAACCTGATTGCAGTTGATATTTTCGGTTAAAATAAAACAACGAGAAAATGCTGGCTATTATACCCGCCACTGCAAACACGATCACGAGTTGCGAATAAAATGAAACCCAGTTGAGTTGCAGTTTCAATAATTCCTTTGATAACATTACCGTGATGCTGCCCAAGTAACCCCATGCATCTGCTACATAAATCAGAAACCCGACATTGCCCGCAATGGTGAATGATGCAAGCAATCGTTCAAAAAACACACTGTTGAATAACACATAGGCGATGTATAAACCCAAGCCGGTAAACTGCATCCAGCTGGCACCGGAAATAAGTTGTTGTTTAAATAATACCGAAGAGAGCCCTGCTACTAAAAACCCAAGAATCATCAACACATGAATAATACGAAAGGCACGCATATTCTTTCTTACAAACACCAGCATACCGATCATTCCCAACACCACTAACGAAGTGATGGTTTCTGTTTTTGCAAACACGGCTGCATTGCCGCCATAACCTAACTCCGCCCACATATTTCCCATGTAATTATCACGGAGATCACGCATAATGGTTAGCAGAAGATAAATGATCACAAAGGAGATAACACCAGCGCTGAACTGTTTCAAAAAATGTTTTCGCTCCGGTTGATTCATGGGCAAACGGATCGTTCGTTCAGCTACATCATCAGCATCAGGAAAAGGTGCCCTCTCTAATAAAAAATAAAAAAGCAGCAAGGGGACAGCAAACAACGAAGCTGTTGCAAACGGCATCCAGTATTCCGTAACATTCCATTCAAGCAACAACCATTTCCCTACACTCCTGCTAAATCCGCCGGCAAAAATGAAACTAACGGCCAGCACTACCCCAATAAAATCGGTGGCTCTTCTTCCCTCCACATAACTGAACACCACGCCCCACATAAAACCAAGTGTAAAGCCATTTACCAAAAAGCAAAGAATGCCCCACGGTGCGGGAACAATAGCAAACAATAATAAACTCAGCCATGCAACGCCTACCATCAGCAAACTCGTTTTCCATCTTCCACGTCGTTGCAGTTCGGAAATAAATTTGATGCCATAGAATTTACTCAACATATAGCCAACTACCTGGCTGATGATGAGTAATGTTTGATAAGATACTTTTCCAAACTGCAATCCATCAAACGTTGCAACTGTAAATGGTTTGCGAAATGCAAAAATGGAAGCGTAGGTAAAAAAAACAACAACAGCTAAGTAAACTGCTGCTGCAATCTGCTTAGCTGAAAAAGTTGAAGGGGTAATTAGTTGTTGATTCAAAGCAACGGGAAGATAATGGATTTTTTTGGGTGAGTCACCCGCAGTAGTATTCGGGGTGGCTCACCGGCAATCATTACATTTCACCGGTTGCTTTGCGATATGCTTTGATAAAGATGGCACCAAGGTTTTTATGTGGTGGTACATAATCTTTCATCAGCTCATTTGCTTTTGGATCATTTTTTACAGATGCGGTGATCTGCTGCCAAACAGGAATCCATTCAATATTGCGTCCGTTACGGATATCTTCATTCAATGCACGAAGAATGGGTTCGTTTACAGAATAACTACCAACCTGTTTGGTGGAAATGATATGTGCATCTTCATTTACATTCAAAATTTTCGCCAGGTTCTGATAACCACCACAAGAACCTAACATAACGATACGTGAGGATGGCAGCATTTGCTGAATGGTATATTTCAAATGATAACTGTGCCCACGATGGACCACAAAACTTGGATTGATATTATTCTTCGTTAAATAATCAATTAAACTCTGTTGTGCTTTTGCATCCAGATCCTGCTTATAATCCAATGGAAGATTTGCATAAATGGTGTACGGCTTTCCTTTAATGGAATTGATGGTTACCCATTCTTTGCCTGTTACAACTTTCCATTCAGGCTTTCCGTTGAACAGTCCCATAAAGTTTCGGAAGGAAGTAACACCATCTTCATCACCATAAAAAAATACATGTTGTACCACACGGCCACTATCATCGGCAATACTGTTGTAATCTACTTTGTACACCGGAGGTATCCCCAGCTTTGCAGAAAGATCCAATGTTGGATCTGAAGCTGATTGAAACAAGGTTTGCAAAATATTATAGATCACTTCGCCTTTACGGTCTTTTTCCTGTAAGCTTTTTTCATAATTCTGCTTTACTTGCTGCTTCAAAAAATTCTGCAGATCTAAATCGGTAATACTGCCATAGCTATCGGCCACATCCACCGCATCTTCCAATGAGCCGGTTTTCTGCAAGCCTTGTACAAAAGCATACATTAGTTTTAAACTTCTGTCTTCCGGCATAGCTTTCAAGAAATCATCCAAACGGTTGTAGTTTGCTGCTATCTTGATAAACTTTTTGAACTTGTCAAAATTCAATGACATTAGTAATGAATCGCTTCTTCGTCCGGGAAAACGGGTCATCATCCGGTCGTACAATTTGGTGTACGTACTGGTATAGATCACTTCTTCCGTTGTAACAATCAAATAATAAATTTCCTGTGAACTCAATGGATCAGAAACACGCATCCGCACAGCATCAGGTGAATCGTGCAGATCGTTCATCACATTTACAAACACATCAGTTGCTTTGCGTTCAAGCATTTTATACAATACATCCGCAAGCACAGGGGTATCGCCGGTTGCAATTCGGTTATAATAACTTGTTTGTGTTTTTACCAGCAGTTTGTAATAGGCCAACTCGTTTTCCACAACTCCTCTGATATCATCGATCGTTAAGCGGTTGCTCAACAGCTCATCCAAAAAAGGAAGATACAAGGTACCATTCAGGATAGAGCTGAGCTTGGCAATGGTTTGAACTTTTGGATTTGTATTGCGGCGAATAACTCTTGCAGCAACCGACTTGGTAGCTTGTGCATAGCTGTATACTTCCATGGGAATTTTATCAGCCGCCAGTATAATTAAACTATCTGCAAATGGTTCGCTCTCAAATGGAGCAATGCCCGGTAAAATAAACGATGGGTTGATCCTCGCTTTTTTCAGAAACACCATCTTCTTGATATCATTCAGCTCATTTGTTTGAACAAAAATGGTGGATAATAATTCAGCTCCCTGGTAAGGTAATTTATCAAACACCGGCATCATGCTCTGGTTGTTTGCCTGCAGTTTCATACATTCCTCGTAACTGCTGAAGAGTTGGGGGATCAATGGCGTTACTTCTTTTTCTTTTGCCCGGCTTGCAATGGCCTGTAACAATTCACGAAGCGAACGAAGCTGACCGATCTTGAAATTATTATCGCCGTCCATCCGTTCGATATCCAGCTGCATTTCATCCACCCTCCGCAAAATCACGTCAGTGATCTGGATGTTCAGGTCTTCATTGGTTGTAAGCTTCAGGAAATTATCAATCTTACCATCTACCCGGTCGGTACGTTTTTGTTCTTTATCAATATTCTCATGCCATATTACACGGGTCATGGGAATTTTCACCACATTGGTATCAAACGTGATCCTGTTTTGTGCAAACGCTGCCAAACCACAAAAAACCAGCAAAGTTGTAAAGGCGTATTTTCTCATTGCGTACAAAATTAACCTCAATTTTCATTCAAAAGCAGAATCGCTTCAGGCCTATACCTACAAAAGCATGCCCAAAGCGCTAAAACTCGTTAACAATTTTATAATATTACGAACGCTATTGCATGGAAGCAGGCATCTACATTTGCAACACAGTCATGGAATCCAAAGGAAAAAAAATTCTTATTGCCGACGACGAGCCTGATATTCTGGAAATACTTGAGTACAATCTTACGGTTGAAGGATATACGGTAGTTAAAGCAAAGGATGGCGATGAAGCACTCGACCTCGCCAAAAAGCAACAGCCCGATCTCATTATTCTCGATGTAATGATGCCACGCAAAACCGGAATGGATGTGTGCCAGATACTACGCTCCCAACCTGCGTTTGCCGATACACGCATTATTATGCTCACTGCCCTGAACGATGAAGCCAATCATATCAAAGGATTGGAAATGGGTGCTGATGATTATGTAAGCAAACCGATCAGTCCTAAAGTGCTTATCAGCCGTGTAAATGCACTCTTCCGCCGCACGTTCAAAGACGATGATACGATAATCAAAGTAGGTGATCTGCAAATTGACAAAGAACAGTTCATGGTAAAATATCATGGACAAGATATTGTACTTGCCAAAAAGGAATTTGAATTGCTTGCGCTGCTTGCTTCCAAACCAGGACGTGTGTTTCTCCGTCATGAAATATTAAACCAGGTGTGGGGTGCTGATGTAATTGTGGGCGACCGTACCATTGATGTACACATCCGCAAAATCAGGCAGAAGCTCGATATCGATTGTATTACCACCGTAAAAGGTGTTGGGTATAAGTTTGAGATGGGCACAACTTAATTCCTGATTATTTTTGTTTGTTTCTATAACCGACAAACAAACCATGCTTACTCCCCGCCAGATCAGTCCTGTACAGGTTGCCGCTATCACAGCATTCACTATTTCCGTATTGGTTGGTTTGGCGAATTACTTTTTTATACGGAGTTGGTGGATCGCTTTGCTGAGCTTTGCAGTGTTGTTCCTCATCAGTTATTTACTCATCCGTTATTTTACCGAGCGGTTTATTTATCGCCACATCAAACTCATTTACAAATTCATTTCGCAAACAAAAGCTACCAAGCGGGAAGAGTTTTTTAATAAATCTATTTTGCCCGAAAAAAGTTTACGAGAAGTAAGCGAAGAAGTGAAGGAATGGGCCGAACAAAAGAAAGAAGAAATTGAAACGCTCAAACAAAACGAACAATACCGCAAAGAATTTTTACAAAACCTGAGCCATGAATTAAAGACGCCCATTTTTGCGGTGCAGGGTTATGTAGATACACTATTGAGTGGTGCCATGCAGAAAGAAGAGGTGGCGAAAAAATTTTTACTGAACACCTCCCGTAACATCGATCGTTTGGTAAACCTGGTTGACGACCTGGATGAAATTTCTAAACTTGAAAGTGGCGAACAGCAATTGTACAAAAGCAATTTTGTGATCCAGGAGCTGGTGGAAGAAATATTTGAAAGCCTATCTATTAAAGCAGCAGAAAAACATATTAAGACTTCCATTAAAAAAGGTTCTGAATTACCGATCACAGTCTATGCCGATAAAGAGAAAGTGCGAATGGTATTGATCAACCTGGTTGATAATGCCATCAAATACGGAAAACAAAACGGCAGTATTGTGTTTAGTGTATATAAAACGCATAGCAATCTTGTACTTATTGAAATAAGTGATGATGGGTTTGGCATTGCAGAAGAACATCTCACACGCATTTTTGAACGTTTCTACCGTACCGATCTTGCACGCAGCCGCAAAGAAGGTGGAAGCGGCTTAGGCCTTTCCATTTGCAAACACATTATTGAAGCACACGGACAAAC
It encodes the following:
- a CDS encoding ABC transporter ATP-binding protein encodes the protein MEQKAGKKQVFDFKLLSRIIGYASPYKRRFNSSIILAIVLAVMAPVRPWLINTTVNDYIQHNMAEMVIRITIFQIALIIVETVLRFFFSYFTAWLGQTVVKDLRVNVFKKILGLNLRQFDQTPIGTLTTRTVNDIETISDVFAEGFIPILADFLTIIAVLFTMFYINWQLTLICLIPFPFLILATYYFKESVNKSFHRVRNAVAALNAFVQEHIQGMQVVQAFAVEQKEFGKFNRINKDHRNANIQAIFAYSVFFPVVEIILAISLGLLVWFGAGQAVSATNGEAAKMAGEIMAFIILLNMLFRPLRFIADKFNVLQMGMVASERVFKVLDNTDEIKESAPDAYKPMTQVAGKIEFEKVWFAYNDENWVLKDLSFTVNAGDTVAIVGHTGSGKTSIISLLNRLYHIQKGSIKLDGVKIEEYELDALRSKIGVVLQDVFLFAGTITENVTLRNEAIGKEQVIEAAKLIGLHDFIMRLPDNYDFNVMERGATMSQGQRQLLSFIRALLFNPSVLILDEATSAVDTETEQMIQHAIDKLIEGRTSIVIAHRLSTIRKADKIIVLDKGEIKEMGTHEELLMLGGYYSKLHEMQFSKAIV
- a CDS encoding DUF5690 family protein, translated to MNQQLITPSTFSAKQIAAAVYLAVVVFFTYASIFAFRKPFTVATFDGLQFGKVSYQTLLIISQVVGYMLSKFYGIKFISELQRRGRWKTSLLMVGVAWLSLLLFAIVPAPWGILCFLVNGFTLGFMWGVVFSYVEGRRATDFIGVVLAVSFIFAGGFSRSVGKWLLLEWNVTEYWMPFATASLFAVPLLLFYFLLERAPFPDADDVAERTIRLPMNQPERKHFLKQFSAGVISFVIIYLLLTIMRDLRDNYMGNMWAELGYGGNAAVFAKTETITSLVVLGMIGMLVFVRKNMRAFRIIHVLMILGFLVAGLSSVLFKQQLISGASWMQFTGLGLYIAYVLFNSVFFERLLASFTIAGNVGFLIYVADAWGYLGSITVMLSKELLKLQLNWVSFYSQLVIVFAVAGIIASIFSLFYFNRKYQLQSGS
- a CDS encoding response regulator transcription factor, coding for MESKGKKILIADDEPDILEILEYNLTVEGYTVVKAKDGDEALDLAKKQQPDLIILDVMMPRKTGMDVCQILRSQPAFADTRIIMLTALNDEANHIKGLEMGADDYVSKPISPKVLISRVNALFRRTFKDDDTIIKVGDLQIDKEQFMVKYHGQDIVLAKKEFELLALLASKPGRVFLRHEILNQVWGADVIVGDRTIDVHIRKIRQKLDIDCITTVKGVGYKFEMGTT
- a CDS encoding sensor histidine kinase; this encodes MFVSITDKQTMLTPRQISPVQVAAITAFTISVLVGLANYFFIRSWWIALLSFAVLFLISYLLIRYFTERFIYRHIKLIYKFISQTKATKREEFFNKSILPEKSLREVSEEVKEWAEQKKEEIETLKQNEQYRKEFLQNLSHELKTPIFAVQGYVDTLLSGAMQKEEVAKKFLLNTSRNIDRLVNLVDDLDEISKLESGEQQLYKSNFVIQELVEEIFESLSIKAAEKHIKTSIKKGSELPITVYADKEKVRMVLINLVDNAIKYGKQNGSIVFSVYKTHSNLVLIEISDDGFGIAEEHLTRIFERFYRTDLARSRKEGGSGLGLSICKHIIEAHGQTMHVRSTLDVGTTFGFTLQGRMEKEEA